The genomic region TATTATTTATTTTCACATCAAAAACATAACCCTTATCCTTTAAATCTTTAATATTTTCTGCATAAAGGTCATTATCTTCAGATAAGCCTATAGAGACTTTATTAAAAGTATGTTCTGATTCCTTTGCTTTTTTTAGAAATTTGTCATCACCATTTAGCAATAGAAAATTATCCTCATTTAGAAAGTTTGAGATTTCCATCTTTGCCTTGAAAATATTCTCTTGACTACCTAGATGTTCTATATGTGATAAACCAATATTAGTAATAATTGCAATTTCAGGTCTTGCGATTTCCGCTAAATCTGATATTTCCCCTAAACCAGACATACCCATTTCAACTACACAGGCTTCATGATTCTCCTCTAAGTTAAAGATAGTTAAAGGTAACCCTATTTGGTTATTTAGATTTCCTATATTTTTTAATGTATTATATTTATAAGAAAGTACGTGACTGACCATATCTTTTGTAGTTGTTTTTCCAGTACTTCCTGTTATTCCAATGAATGGTATTGTAAATAAATTTCTATAATACTTACTTAAATTTTGAAGCGCTTCTAAGGTATTATCAACCTCAATAAAAGAAACTTTATCATTTGTATTTTTGTTGATAGAAAAATTAGAACCTTGAAATAGAACTGCACTGGCACCTTTTTCTATTGCTGTTTCAATATAGTTATGACCATCAAAGTTTTCTCCTATTAAAGGTATAAATAAGTCTCCATTTTTAGTAGTCCTAGAATCTGTTGATACTCCAAAAACTCCATCTATTAAACCCTTTTGTACAATCTTTCCTCCGCAGGCCTTTGCAACTATTTCTAGTGCCTGTTTTATCATAGTAATCCTTCCTCTCTTGCAACCTCTAAGGCTACTTTTTTATCATCGAAGGGGTAAACATTTTTCCCAATTATTTGTACCTTTTCATGTCCTTTACCCACTATTATTACTATATCCCTTTTTTTAGCATTATTTAAAGCGGCTTTTATTGCTTCTTTTCTATCTTCTACTATTAAGTATTCACCTTCTGTCTTTTCGATACCTTCTTTAATTTCTTTAATAATAACTTTGGGGTCTTCAGATCTGGGATTATCAGAAGTTATTATAGTTAAATCACTAAGGCTACCTGATATTTCACCCATTATTGGCCTTTTTGTTTTATCTCTGTCCCCACCACATCCCATTACTGTTATTATTCTATTTTCTTTAAATTTAATTGCAGAATTTAGAACATTTTCTAATGCGTCTGGTGTGTGAGCGTAATCTACAATCACTGTAAAATCTTCTATTTCTTTAATAATTTCAAAACGACCCGGAACACTACGTAGACTATGTAACCCCTTTTTAATCGCTTCCTTATCAATATCTAGGGCATAGGCGGCGCTACAGGCTGCCAGAGTATTGTAAACTGTAAAAAGACCAGGAGTTCCAATATTTAAAGTGACAGTGTACTTAGGAGTAACTAAATCAAAAGTCACATCTTTTATTGTCATGCCAATATTTTGTGCTTTAATGGTTGAGTGATTATTTATTCCATAAGTAATTATTGGAGTATTTAATTCCCCTATTTCTGTTATAATCCTCTGGCCATGACAATCATCCGCATTAATAATATTACATAATGAAGTTTTATAAAACAACTCTTTTTTTGCATTAAAGTAATTTTCCATAGTTTCGTGAAAGTCTAAATGATCTCTTGTTAAATTAGTAAAGATACCTATCTTAAAATCAGACCCATCTACTCTATGAAGAACTAAAGAATGGGATGAAACTTCCATCACGCAGCTATCTATTCCAGCATCTAGCATTTCACAAAATAAATATTGCAAATCATTGGATTCAGGGGTTGTTCTTGTAGTGTCAATTTCTCTGCTACCAATCCAATTTGAAATAGTTCCAACTAAACCTACTTTTCTATTAGCCTGCAATAATATATTCCTAATCATATAAGTGGTTGATGTTTTACCATTTGTGCCAGTAACACCTATTAGATCTAATTTTTTAGTAGGGAAATCATAAAAAACATTTGCTATTTCTGCTAGCACCTTTCTCGTATTTTTAACTTTTATAATAGTAACCTTTTCATTTGCTATATCTATTTCCTTACTCACTACAATTGCAATAGCACCTTTACTGATTGCATTCTCTATATATTTATGTCCATCTGTATTAAAACCCTCTATGCAGATAAACAGACTATTCTCCTTAGCTCTACTTGAATCATATGTAATGCTATCAATCTGTATTTGTGTTTCTCCATTAACCCTTTCTTTCTCAATGCTTTGGAGTATTTTTTCTAAAAGCATTGGACCGCCTCCCCGTCTTAATTGCTATTATACTCACTTAATATAAAAATATTAACTTTATCGACGGTTAAAGAGAAAACATAAAAATTTGTATTAACTTTTCAAATGGCAACACGAAAAATTAATTTCGGTTGCCATTAGTATCATTATTGAACTCAACATTTATAATTGTACCTGGTTCTACTGCTACTCCCGAATTTGGAACTTGATTAGTTGCAAATCCATTACCAGTTATATTTAATTTTAATCCTAAGCTTTCCACAATAATATTTGCCTCACGTATAGTTTTACCAATTAAATTTGGAACTAATACGGAACTTGGTATTTCATTATTTGTTTTTGTGTACAGTATTATAGTCGACTTTTCAAAAACCTTAGCCCCTGGTTTAGGGAACATATCTACAACAATTGCATTTTCATTCCCAGTAAATTCAGGTCCATATCTTGAGTCTAACTTACTATTAGATATAATCTTAGATGCCTCTCTAATAGAGAGATTTCTTACATCAGGGACAGTAACCTCTTGCCTAGTATATATGGCCTCGTCTTTTTCAGTATACTTAGGTTTTATATCAAGATACTTTAATGTCTCTTCAAATATTTCTTTAGCTACTGGAGCTGCTACTACTCCCCCAAAGTGGCTAAAACCATTAGGTTCATCAATAATTACTAATACGGCAATTTCAGGATTTGTCGCTGGAGCAAAACCTACAAAGGATGAAATATACTTACTTTGGGCATACCTACCATCAATAACCTTTTGAGCTGTACCAGTTTTACCAGCCACATGATATCCTGGAATATAAGCAAGGGATGTCTCAGAAACTACGGATTCTAAAATATCTATCATCTGCATAGCTGTCTTTTCTGATATTATCTGTCTAACTAAATTGTCATCGAATCTATGAACTACATTACCCCCACTATCAACTAATTCCTTAACTAGCTTAGGTCTCATTAATTTACCATTGTTGGCAACTGCCGATACGGCAGTAATTAACTGTATAGGTGTTATAGAAATACTTTGGCCAAAGGACATCGTAGCTAGTTCAACAGGTCCTGCAGCGTTAATATTGTACATTATGGAGTTTCTCTCTCCTGGCAGGTCTATTCCTGTCGGTTCAGCGAACCCAAATGTTTCAATGTATTTATAAAATGTAGGTGCACCTAACTTCTGAACTAATTCAACAAACACAGGGTTATCAGAGTTTGCTACCGCTTCTGCCAAGGTTTGATGACCAAATGGATTATACCATCTCCAACTTTTAATTTGTCTACCACCAACCATTATAAAACCTTTAGAGTAATATGTGCTTTGAGGTGTTGCGATTCCTTCCTCTAATGCTGCGGAAGTAGTTACAATCTTAAAGGTTGAACCAGGCTCATAGGTGTCATTTATTATTGGATTTCTCCACATCTTAAACCATGCTTCAAGTTTTTTATCATTTTCCATTGCGTCTATTTGCATTTTTAACTCTTCATCAAGGGGTACCCTAGGATTATTTGGATCATAGTCTGGTTTAATAGCCATGGCCAAAATATCTCCAGTTTTTACGTCCATAACTAGTGACATAACTCTCTGGGCTTTATTCGCTTCCAATGCATTTTCTATTGCTTTTTCTGCGAAATGCTGTATTACTTCATCAATAGTTAATACT from Serpentinicella alkaliphila harbors:
- a CDS encoding UDP-N-acetylmuramoyl-L-alanyl-D-glutamate--2,6-diaminopimelate ligase, with the protein product MLLEKILQSIEKERVNGETQIQIDSITYDSSRAKENSLFICIEGFNTDGHKYIENAISKGAIAIVVSKEIDIANEKVTIIKVKNTRKVLAEIANVFYDFPTKKLDLIGVTGTNGKTSTTYMIRNILLQANRKVGLVGTISNWIGSREIDTTRTTPESNDLQYLFCEMLDAGIDSCVMEVSSHSLVLHRVDGSDFKIGIFTNLTRDHLDFHETMENYFNAKKELFYKTSLCNIINADDCHGQRIITEIGELNTPIITYGINNHSTIKAQNIGMTIKDVTFDLVTPKYTVTLNIGTPGLFTVYNTLAACSAAYALDIDKEAIKKGLHSLRSVPGRFEIIKEIEDFTVIVDYAHTPDALENVLNSAIKFKENRIITVMGCGGDRDKTKRPIMGEISGSLSDLTIITSDNPRSEDPKVIIKEIKEGIEKTEGEYLIVEDRKEAIKAALNNAKKRDIVIIVGKGHEKVQIIGKNVYPFDDKKVALEVAREEGLL
- a CDS encoding UDP-N-acetylmuramoyl-tripeptide--D-alanyl-D-alanine ligase; this translates as MIKQALEIVAKACGGKIVQKGLIDGVFGVSTDSRTTKNGDLFIPLIGENFDGHNYIETAIEKGASAVLFQGSNFSINKNTNDKVSFIEVDNTLEALQNLSKYYRNLFTIPFIGITGSTGKTTTKDMVSHVLSYKYNTLKNIGNLNNQIGLPLTIFNLEENHEACVVEMGMSGLGEISDLAEIARPEIAIITNIGLSHIEHLGSQENIFKAKMEISNFLNEDNFLLLNGDDKFLKKAKESEHTFNKVSIGLSEDNDLYAENIKDLKDKGYVFDVKINNKLYTFNLDQPGLHNVYNALFAIWVGTHFNMTPEEIDESFRQFKPSKMRLEIVKLKDFTLINDAYNASPDSMTAALKVLSNMDGNKKIAILGNMFEMGEHSEYGHRLVGEAAVTNNIDYLITVGNFAEWIAEEALDKGMLHNNVYKAQNNEEALKTVLQIVSKGDIVLLKGSRGMKMDEIATEIQERS
- a CDS encoding PASTA domain-containing penicillin-binding protein codes for the protein MSVPSVSSKKRLLFIFTVVSFVMFCLIIRLGWIQLVNGEKYKELANSQQTRDIPIPAKRGIIYDRNGKKMAISASSNTVWVRPSEVQKPEEASKALSSILDLDEQETYEKISNKRYGLVRIARWVDDDLAELIRKEKLRGVWIAEDNKRFYPYGNFASYILGHTTDDNRGMAGIELEYDKYLSGLPGRWIKNTDGKGRQLSFSSEKYFAAENGLNVVLTIDEVIQHFAEKAIENALEANKAQRVMSLVMDVKTGDILAMAIKPDYDPNNPRVPLDEELKMQIDAMENDKKLEAWFKMWRNPIINDTYEPGSTFKIVTTSAALEEGIATPQSTYYSKGFIMVGGRQIKSWRWYNPFGHQTLAEAVANSDNPVFVELVQKLGAPTFYKYIETFGFAEPTGIDLPGERNSIMYNINAAGPVELATMSFGQSISITPIQLITAVSAVANNGKLMRPKLVKELVDSGGNVVHRFDDNLVRQIISEKTAMQMIDILESVVSETSLAYIPGYHVAGKTGTAQKVIDGRYAQSKYISSFVGFAPATNPEIAVLVIIDEPNGFSHFGGVVAAPVAKEIFEETLKYLDIKPKYTEKDEAIYTRQEVTVPDVRNLSIREASKIISNSKLDSRYGPEFTGNENAIVVDMFPKPGAKVFEKSTIILYTKTNNEIPSSVLVPNLIGKTIREANIIVESLGLKLNITGNGFATNQVPNSGVAVEPGTIINVEFNNDTNGNRN